A window of Clostridium sp. 'White wine YQ' contains these coding sequences:
- the polA gene encoding DNA polymerase I — protein MERVLLIDSNSIMNRAFYALPPLTNSEGLHTNAIYGFANMIFKIEDEIQPDYIIATFDRKAPTFRHEEYTDYKAGRKRMPDELAEQFPVVKDMLALLGIPVFELDGFEADDLLGTISKLGEESDKEVYILTGDRDALQLASDSTKIIITKKGVSEKEIYDHKKMIEDFGVTPTQFIDVKGLMGDKSDNIPGVPGIGEKTAYKLIQTYGTLENVLDNIEEISGKKIKENLENHREDAVFSKRLATIMRNVPVDFTWEDKKHKEHINNAEVRNLFLKLGMKSLLGRFEVSEEKEEVEKIPVKIIDSLKDFKELVSSIKKEVYIVSQLINEELYSKINIDKLFISTELGDYEVKALDIEKENREEYIKLLKKIFENDNIIKYSYGIKNTLTVLRKFNIEPKAIEFDVELAAYIIDSSKGKYPLEVLIGEYLGKELKGSQEEMKADGVHYLKDLSNIFIERLKADDMEELYYKVELPLADVLSAMECEGFKVNKNMLEELSVTFKKEIEETGAKIYELAGEEFNINSPKQLGKILFEKLDLPPVKKTKTGYSTNAEVLEKLVDKHPIIKEITYFRQISKIYSTYIEGLKNVIDSDGHIHSSFNQTVTTTGRLSSTEPNLQNIPIKYEMGRAIRKVFIPNNEDDLILSADYSQIELRVLAHMSGDENMINAFKEDIDIHTKTASEVFKVPLEEVTSLMRGRAKAVNFGIVYGISDFSLAQDLGITKKEAGEYMNIYFDRYPKIKGYLNGVIEKANEDGYVHTILNRRRFIPEIKASNKILKALGERLAMNAPIQGSAADIIKIAMIKVYDKLREKNLKSTLILQVHDELILNVKPNELEEVKKLVKTEMENVLELSVPLEVDLNVGHNWYDAK, from the coding sequence ATGGAAAGAGTATTACTTATAGATTCAAATTCAATCATGAATAGAGCCTTTTATGCACTACCACCACTTACTAATAGTGAAGGGCTACATACAAATGCGATTTATGGATTTGCAAATATGATTTTTAAGATAGAAGATGAAATACAGCCTGATTACATAATAGCGACTTTTGATAGAAAAGCGCCTACATTTAGACATGAAGAATACACAGATTATAAAGCAGGTAGAAAAAGAATGCCAGATGAATTAGCAGAACAATTTCCAGTTGTGAAGGACATGTTGGCTCTTCTTGGTATACCTGTTTTTGAATTAGATGGTTTTGAAGCAGATGACTTACTTGGAACTATTTCAAAACTTGGAGAAGAAAGTGATAAAGAAGTTTATATTTTGACAGGAGATAGAGATGCTCTGCAATTAGCCTCTGATTCAACAAAGATAATTATTACTAAAAAAGGTGTTTCAGAGAAAGAAATATATGACCATAAAAAAATGATAGAAGATTTTGGTGTAACTCCTACTCAATTTATTGATGTAAAAGGATTAATGGGAGATAAATCAGATAATATTCCAGGGGTTCCTGGTATAGGTGAAAAGACTGCATATAAATTGATTCAAACTTATGGAACCTTAGAGAATGTTCTAGATAATATTGAAGAAATTAGTGGTAAGAAGATTAAAGAAAACCTTGAAAATCATAGAGAAGATGCAGTGTTTAGTAAGAGACTTGCGACTATTATGAGAAATGTGCCTGTAGATTTCACTTGGGAAGATAAAAAACATAAAGAGCATATTAATAATGCCGAAGTAAGAAATTTATTTCTAAAACTAGGAATGAAGTCTTTACTAGGAAGATTTGAGGTTTCAGAAGAAAAAGAAGAAGTTGAAAAAATTCCAGTTAAGATTATAGATAGTTTGAAAGATTTTAAGGAACTTGTTTCAAGCATCAAAAAAGAAGTATATATAGTATCTCAACTTATAAATGAAGAATTATATTCAAAAATTAATATAGATAAATTATTTATAAGTACAGAGCTTGGAGATTATGAAGTAAAAGCATTGGATATTGAAAAAGAAAATAGAGAAGAGTATATTAAATTACTTAAGAAAATATTTGAAAATGATAATATAATAAAATACTCATACGGAATAAAGAATACTCTTACTGTTTTAAGAAAGTTTAATATAGAACCAAAAGCAATAGAATTTGACGTGGAATTAGCTGCATATATAATAGACTCCTCAAAAGGAAAGTATCCATTAGAAGTTCTAATTGGAGAATATTTAGGTAAGGAACTAAAAGGCTCACAAGAAGAAATGAAAGCTGATGGAGTACATTATCTAAAAGACCTTTCTAATATATTTATAGAAAGGTTAAAGGCTGATGATATGGAGGAACTTTACTATAAGGTAGAACTTCCATTAGCAGATGTTCTATCAGCTATGGAATGTGAGGGCTTTAAAGTAAATAAAAATATGTTAGAAGAGCTTTCAGTCACTTTTAAAAAGGAGATTGAAGAGACTGGGGCTAAGATATATGAATTAGCAGGGGAAGAGTTTAATATAAATTCGCCTAAGCAGTTAGGTAAAATATTATTTGAAAAGTTAGATTTACCACCTGTTAAAAAGACTAAAACAGGCTACTCAACTAATGCTGAGGTATTAGAGAAGCTTGTAGATAAACACCCTATAATTAAGGAAATTACTTATTTTAGACAAATATCTAAAATATATTCAACATATATTGAAGGATTAAAGAATGTTATAGATTCAGATGGACATATACATTCAAGTTTTAACCAAACAGTTACAACAACAGGTAGATTAAGTTCTACAGAACCAAATCTTCAGAATATACCTATAAAGTATGAAATGGGTAGAGCAATAAGAAAAGTATTTATACCAAATAATGAAGATGATCTAATTCTATCTGCAGACTATTCTCAAATTGAGTTAAGAGTGTTAGCTCATATGTCTGGAGATGAAAATATGATAAATGCCTTTAAAGAGGATATAGATATCCATACAAAGACTGCATCAGAAGTTTTTAAAGTACCACTAGAAGAAGTAACTTCACTAATGAGAGGTAGAGCAAAGGCAGTTAATTTTGGAATAGTATATGGTATTTCTGATTTTTCGCTTGCACAAGATTTAGGTATTACAAAAAAAGAAGCAGGCGAATATATGAACATCTACTTTGATAGATACCCTAAAATAAAAGGATATTTAAATGGAGTGATAGAAAAAGCAAACGAAGATGGGTATGTTCATACAATATTAAATCGTAGAAGATTTATACCTGAAATAAAAGCTTCAAATAAGATTTTAAAGGCTTTAGGGGAAAGATTAGCTATGAATGCACCCATTCAAGGAAGTGCAGCAGATATTATAAAAATAGCTATGATAAAAGTTTATGATAAGCTTAGAGAAAAGAATTTAAAAAGTACATTGATATTACAAGTTCATGATGAACTTATATTAAACGTTAAGCCTAATGAGCTAGAGGAAGTTAAAAAACTAGTAAAAACAGAAATGGAAAATGTTTTAGAGTTAAGTGTTCCTTTAGAAGTTGACTTGAATGTTGGTCACAATTGGTATGACGCAAAATAG
- a CDS encoding aminopeptidase produces the protein MENLLKKYALLAVKTGVNVKKDQYLVINSPIECAFFARQIAEEAYKLGAKQVIIHWNDEKFARINYTYASIEALEDIPNWMVDSYLSYAKKGAAFLSISASDPENLKGIDANKISASLKARQIALREYSDLLMSNKCPWSIVSIPTTAWAKKVFSNVSEEEAVSKLWEQIFKIVRIDKEDPDKAWEEHLANLDEKMHYLNEKNFKLLHYTNSLGTDLKIELPKDHLWCGGADKMSDGRSFVANMPTEEVFTLPLKTGINGKVVSSMPLNYSGNLINNFSLTFKDGRIVDFEAEEGYETLKHLIETDEGSHYLGEVALVPYDSPISNSGVIFFNTLYDENASCHLAIGKAYPFCLKDSDGLSKDDLVKKGANDSLAHVDFMVGTKDLDIVGITNSGEKFQIFKDGNWAF, from the coding sequence ATGGAAAATTTATTAAAAAAATATGCTTTATTAGCTGTAAAGACTGGAGTTAATGTTAAGAAAGATCAATACTTAGTAATCAATTCTCCCATTGAATGTGCTTTCTTTGCAAGACAAATAGCCGAAGAAGCTTATAAATTAGGTGCAAAGCAAGTAATAATACATTGGAATGATGAAAAATTCGCAAGAATAAACTATACTTATGCCTCAATAGAAGCACTAGAGGATATACCAAATTGGATGGTTGATTCTTATCTATCCTATGCTAAAAAAGGTGCTGCATTCCTAAGCATTTCTGCTTCTGACCCTGAAAATTTAAAAGGAATTGATGCAAATAAGATTTCAGCTTCATTAAAAGCAAGACAAATAGCTTTAAGGGAATATTCTGACTTACTTATGAGCAATAAATGCCCTTGGAGCATAGTTTCAATCCCAACTACAGCCTGGGCTAAAAAAGTTTTCTCAAATGTATCTGAAGAGGAAGCTGTTTCTAAACTATGGGAACAAATTTTCAAAATTGTCCGCATAGATAAAGAAGATCCAGATAAAGCTTGGGAAGAACATTTAGCAAATTTAGATGAAAAGATGCATTATCTAAATGAAAAGAATTTCAAACTACTCCACTATACTAATTCTCTAGGAACCGATTTAAAAATTGAACTTCCTAAAGATCATTTATGGTGTGGTGGTGCAGATAAAATGTCTGATGGAAGAAGCTTTGTTGCAAACATGCCTACAGAAGAAGTATTTACGCTTCCGTTAAAGACAGGCATAAATGGTAAAGTCGTTTCCTCAATGCCATTAAACTATAGTGGAAACTTAATTAATAATTTTTCTCTAACCTTTAAGGATGGAAGAATTGTTGATTTTGAAGCTGAGGAAGGATACGAGACATTAAAACACTTAATAGAAACCGATGAAGGCTCTCATTACTTAGGGGAAGTTGCATTAGTTCCATATGATTCTCCAATATCAAATTCTGGTGTAATATTCTTTAATACACTATATGATGAGAATGCTTCTTGCCACCTTGCCATAGGTAAAGCATATCCATTCTGTCTAAAAGATTCAGATGGATTATCAAAAGATGACCTAGTAAAAAAAGGAGCAAATGATTCTTTAGCACACGTAGATTTTATGGTTGGAACAAAAGACTTAGATATTGTTGGTATAACAAATTCAGGAGAAAAATTTCAAATATTTAAGGATGGAAACTGGGCATTCTAA
- a CDS encoding RNA polymerase sigma factor, whose amino-acid sequence MTEGIINIYNTNFKRERVKEITREVFVELVFEQKISLYRVAKGILKHEQDVEDVVSETIFKAFKNLSKLQDKKNFKAWIMRILINECYRTYNKGKRVELQENMEKYNLSYEDAYEGYMINYINKLDKDSQIILTLFYYEDMSISEISKILNVSEGTVKSRLSRSKKKLKIILEDSDWSDLDE is encoded by the coding sequence ATGACAGAAGGTATTATTAACATATATAATACGAATTTTAAAAGAGAACGAGTTAAAGAGATAACTAGAGAGGTATTCGTTGAATTAGTTTTTGAGCAAAAAATTTCTTTATATAGAGTAGCAAAAGGAATACTAAAACATGAGCAGGATGTAGAAGATGTAGTCAGTGAAACGATATTTAAGGCATTTAAAAACTTAAGCAAACTACAAGATAAAAAGAATTTTAAAGCTTGGATTATGAGAATCCTTATAAATGAATGCTATAGAACTTACAACAAGGGTAAGAGAGTAGAACTACAAGAGAATATGGAGAAATATAACCTATCCTATGAAGATGCGTATGAAGGTTATATGATAAATTATATAAATAAGTTGGACAAGGATTCCCAAATAATATTGACACTATTTTACTATGAAGATATGAGTATAAGTGAAATAAGTAAAATTCTGAATGTTTCTGAAGGTACGGTAAAATCACGGCTTAGTAGATCAAAAAAGAAGTTGAAAATTATATTGGAAGATTCTGATTGGAGTGATTTAGATGAGTGA
- a CDS encoding 4Fe-4S dicluster domain-containing protein → MSHISNKNAYKRLEERLNRFPQGAPPSQTLYKILSMLFTEKEAELVAMLPIKPFSVKTASYIWKMDEVQTENILQKLASKAIILDIDYDGKKEYCLPPPMLGFFEFSLMRTRGDIDQKTLSELYYQYLNVEEDFIKDLFLGTETKFGKAFVQEGVLSRENELEIMDYDRASNVIKNARFITVSMCFCRHKMQHLGKECDAPMETCITLGNPAYSLSKNGYGRAIDAAEGLDILNMAYEHNLVQCGENVREDSLFMCNCCGCCCEGMLAVKKFGYANPIQTTAFLPKVEEESCVGCGKCSKVCPIEAIKIDSISKKAVVDENICLGCGVCVRNCPKKSISLKSREKKIITPVNTTHRIVLQAIEKGQLQELLFDNKALASHRAMAAVFSSILKLPPINRAMASKQLKSVYLDKLLSNQK, encoded by the coding sequence ATGTCTCATATTTCGAATAAAAATGCCTATAAAAGGCTAGAGGAAAGGCTTAATAGATTTCCACAGGGGGCACCACCATCACAAACTTTATATAAAATACTTAGTATGCTATTTACTGAAAAGGAGGCAGAGCTTGTAGCAATGTTGCCTATTAAACCTTTTTCAGTTAAAACAGCAAGTTATATTTGGAAAATGGACGAAGTTCAGACGGAAAATATTCTTCAAAAATTGGCCTCAAAAGCTATTATTTTAGATATTGATTATGATGGGAAAAAAGAGTATTGTCTTCCTCCGCCGATGTTAGGTTTTTTTGAGTTTTCACTTATGAGAACAAGAGGGGATATTGATCAAAAGACATTATCAGAGCTTTACTATCAGTATTTAAACGTAGAAGAGGACTTTATAAAAGATTTATTTCTCGGAACAGAAACAAAATTTGGCAAAGCATTTGTACAGGAAGGAGTTCTCTCCAGGGAAAATGAACTTGAGATAATGGATTATGATAGAGCGAGCAATGTGATAAAAAATGCAAGATTCATTACAGTAAGTATGTGCTTTTGTAGGCATAAAATGCAGCACTTAGGAAAAGAGTGTGATGCACCAATGGAAACATGTATAACACTTGGAAATCCAGCTTATTCATTAAGCAAAAATGGTTATGGAAGAGCTATAGATGCAGCAGAAGGTTTGGACATTTTAAATATGGCATACGAGCACAATTTAGTTCAATGCGGAGAAAATGTGAGAGAGGATTCCTTGTTCATGTGTAATTGTTGTGGTTGTTGCTGTGAGGGAATGTTAGCTGTTAAAAAGTTTGGCTATGCAAATCCAATTCAAACAACAGCCTTTTTACCTAAAGTTGAAGAAGAAAGCTGCGTAGGTTGTGGAAAGTGTTCAAAGGTTTGCCCTATAGAAGCAATAAAAATAGATTCCATATCTAAGAAGGCAGTAGTCGATGAGAATATATGCCTTGGCTGTGGAGTGTGTGTAAGGAACTGTCCTAAAAAGAGTATTAGTTTAAAAAGTAGAGAAAAAAAGATAATAACACCAGTAAATACCACTCATAGAATAGTATTACAAGCTATCGAAAAAGGTCAGCTTCAAGAGCTTCTTTTTGATAATAAAGCGTTAGCAAGTCATAGAGCAATGGCGGCAGTTTTTTCTTCTATATTAAAGCTTCCACCAATTAATAGAGCTATGGCAAGTAAACAGTTAAAGTCAGTGTATTTAGATAAATTATTAAGCAATCAAAAATAG
- the coaE gene encoding dephospho-CoA kinase (Dephospho-CoA kinase (CoaE) performs the final step in coenzyme A biosynthesis.), protein MLKVGLTGGIASGKSTVSGFLRESGFQIIDADAIAKDVLKKYPEILKRVRVEFGEGFFDWRGEFRRKEFGNHIFRFPRLRIKYEEIILPYILKEIDLAFSEKEKKGEKVVILDAPTLIENKLHESMDLVILVWVDHNTQIARLKERDKLNQSEALQRINSQMNLEKKKDFSNIIVDNSKDIASTAVQVKDLVEILNSYK, encoded by the coding sequence ATGTTAAAGGTCGGACTAACTGGAGGAATTGCATCAGGAAAAAGTACAGTTTCAGGATTCTTAAGAGAATCAGGATTTCAGATAATAGATGCAGATGCAATAGCTAAGGATGTACTTAAAAAATATCCTGAAATATTAAAGAGAGTAAGAGTAGAATTTGGGGAAGGTTTTTTTGACTGGAGAGGAGAATTTAGAAGAAAAGAATTTGGTAATCATATTTTTAGGTTTCCAAGACTAAGAATAAAGTATGAAGAGATAATTCTACCATATATATTAAAAGAAATTGATTTAGCATTCTCAGAAAAAGAAAAAAAAGGTGAGAAAGTAGTTATTTTGGATGCTCCAACATTAATAGAAAATAAACTTCATGAGTCAATGGACCTAGTAATTCTAGTATGGGTAGACCATAATACTCAAATCGCAAGGCTTAAGGAAAGAGATAAGTTAAATCAAAGTGAAGCTCTTCAAAGAATAAATTCACAAATGAATTTAGAAAAGAAAAAGGATTTTTCAAACATAATTGTTGATAATTCAAAAGACATAGCATCAACTGCAGTTCAGGTAAAAGATTTAGTTGAAATATTAAATAGTTATAAGTAA
- a CDS encoding EFR1 family ferrodoxin (N-terminal region resembles flavodoxins. C-terminal ferrodoxin region binds two 4Fe-4S clusters.): protein MDKCLIHYFSGTGNTNSMVMLLADELYKSGYEADLVNIEKDNDRKLGNYELHIFCYPIYGFGTPEIMLRYISNIKNPIYSKAAIVCTSAGFEGQSLFSLKRILSKKGFKVVLTDMVTYDYNWTQIFNPKPKEKQKEIFREAEKETREVAKKLINNETRFKNRNIVTLAISWIIFIIFNNLGRKFLGKTYIADNSCNNCSKCKNICPVNAIEMQSGKPKWSWRCESCQRCINMCPKKSIQLSIVKLTIYGLFQLSPIFLLAEIDKRIYDLPILIDIFSYCVMFGVNSILANLLINIMEKCSITRKILQISYTKNYRRNVAKDFYLS, encoded by the coding sequence ATGGATAAATGCCTTATTCATTATTTTTCAGGAACTGGTAACACAAATAGTATGGTTATGTTATTAGCTGATGAATTATATAAAAGTGGATATGAAGCAGATCTAGTTAATATTGAAAAAGATAATGATAGGAAATTAGGTAATTATGAATTACATATATTTTGTTATCCTATCTATGGATTTGGAACACCTGAAATTATGCTTAGGTACATTTCAAATATAAAAAATCCTATTTATAGCAAGGCAGCAATTGTGTGTACCTCAGCCGGGTTCGAAGGACAATCTTTATTCTCATTAAAAAGAATTCTTAGTAAGAAGGGATTTAAAGTAGTTTTAACTGATATGGTTACTTATGATTACAATTGGACTCAAATATTTAATCCTAAACCAAAAGAAAAGCAGAAAGAGATTTTTAGAGAAGCCGAAAAAGAGACAAGGGAAGTTGCAAAAAAACTTATAAATAATGAAACTAGATTCAAGAATAGAAATATCGTGACATTAGCTATTTCATGGATTATTTTTATTATATTTAATAACCTTGGACGTAAATTTTTAGGTAAAACCTATATAGCAGATAATTCATGTAATAACTGTTCGAAATGTAAAAATATTTGTCCAGTAAATGCTATCGAAATGCAGAGTGGTAAACCAAAATGGAGCTGGAGATGTGAAAGTTGTCAAAGATGTATTAATATGTGTCCAAAAAAATCAATTCAATTATCAATTGTAAAATTAACTATATATGGACTTTTTCAGCTTTCCCCAATTTTTCTACTTGCAGAAATAGATAAGAGAATTTATGATTTACCAATACTAATTGATATATTTTCATATTGTGTAATGTTTGGAGTAAACAGCATTCTAGCAAATTTGTTAATAAATATTATGGAAAAGTGCAGCATAACTAGAAAGATCCTTCAGATAAGTTATACAAAGAATTATAGAAGAAATGTAGCTAAAGACTTCTATTTAAGTTAA
- a CDS encoding DUF4179 domain-containing protein, translated as MSDFDEIIKKNINNEKWAVPKNFDNKICTLMQNLPDGSVKIKRKVNTQKFIAVACVLLVFIIGISFNSPSVKAAVNNVIGYFKGNNDSKFSGDEVRVEALNNPIGIAVKDEGIKFTVDNIDVDDNFIYVFYTVESDKEIEKKDSTDELSAFFNEANIKYKVDGRALEFGANDDCEAYFESDRVLKGMTKANISSVNLKDKFKLEILAESILGTKGTWKIETDVDKSKVAIDSKIIKPNITTNINFGDNINREITIDKVIISPLGNQVVITSDANIKDYLLYYFAITDDKGNYSTIFNRNINETSNGKTTITFEFLGVNKNSEYFNIVPIHFKFNSKDTPSEHLNIGKLPDTIKLSEYGSLTIEDIKFDKTHIKISYRKNGVVTPYNFFKFYDKNDKELEKPSGYNEEHLDRSTGIYTSTFYLNKDDNNDYSDYVKLYRTKDTDLKVFKDQAIKINLR; from the coding sequence ATGAGTGATTTTGATGAGATAATTAAGAAGAATATAAACAATGAAAAGTGGGCAGTTCCTAAAAATTTCGATAATAAGATATGTACATTAATGCAAAACTTACCTGATGGTTCTGTGAAAATAAAGAGAAAAGTAAATACACAAAAGTTTATAGCAGTAGCGTGTGTTTTATTAGTTTTCATAATAGGTATTTCGTTTAATTCACCTAGCGTAAAAGCTGCAGTTAATAATGTTATAGGATATTTCAAGGGAAATAACGACTCGAAGTTTTCTGGAGATGAAGTAAGGGTTGAAGCATTGAACAATCCTATAGGAATAGCAGTTAAAGATGAAGGAATTAAGTTTACCGTTGATAATATAGATGTAGATGATAATTTTATATATGTTTTTTATACAGTGGAAAGTGATAAAGAGATTGAAAAAAAAGATTCTACAGATGAGTTGTCAGCATTTTTCAATGAAGCAAATATAAAATATAAAGTAGATGGTAGAGCTTTAGAGTTTGGTGCAAATGATGATTGTGAAGCATATTTTGAATCTGATAGAGTTCTTAAAGGGATGACAAAAGCAAATATATCTTCCGTGAACTTAAAGGATAAATTTAAGCTTGAGATATTAGCTGAGAGCATATTAGGTACAAAAGGGACCTGGAAGATAGAAACAGATGTAGATAAAAGTAAAGTAGCTATAGATAGTAAAATAATTAAACCTAATATTACGACTAATATTAATTTTGGAGATAATATAAATAGAGAAATAACAATAGACAAGGTAATTATATCACCTTTAGGAAATCAAGTAGTAATAACAAGTGACGCAAATATTAAAGATTATTTATTATATTATTTTGCAATAACAGATGATAAAGGAAACTATTCCACAATATTTAATCGTAATATAAATGAGACCTCAAATGGAAAGACAACTATTACTTTTGAGTTTTTGGGTGTTAATAAGAATAGTGAATATTTTAATATAGTACCTATTCATTTTAAGTTCAATTCAAAAGACACTCCAAGTGAACATTTAAATATAGGCAAATTACCTGACACAATAAAATTAAGCGAATATGGTAGTCTGACAATAGAAGATATTAAATTTGATAAAACACATATTAAAATCAGTTATCGCAAAAATGGGGTAGTAACACCATATAATTTCTTTAAGTTCTATGACAAAAATGATAAGGAATTAGAGAAACCTTCGGGGTATAATGAAGAACATCTAGATAGAAGTACAGGTATATATACTTCAACTTTTTATTTAAACAAAGATGATAATAATGACTATTCAGATTATGTTAAGCTTTATAGAACTAAGGATACAGATTTAAAGGTTTTTAAAGATCAAGCAATAAAGATAAATTTAAGATAG